In Microbulbifer agarilyticus, the DNA window CGAAAATGAAACCGCCATCGAGTAGCAGTGAGTCGTCGCCGGCACCCGCGTTTAGGCGAAAGGTCAGGCCGTCGTAAATCTCTATACGGTCGTCTCCATTGCCGGTATCCAGGCCGCCGTTGAAGAAGTTACCGATCCGTGATTCGCGGTTTTCCACGATCACGGTATCGTCGCCATCGCCCGCAAACAGGTTGGTATCGATCACCGCGCCATTGACGTTGACCTCGTCGTTGTCAGCGCCCGCATCTGCGATGCCAATCGTACCGCCATTTAGGTTGAGTACATCGTCACCACCGAGTGCATTGACGTCGGCACCGGCCGCATCATTGTCTGTGTCGCACAGGATGGTATCCGGGCCTTCGGTACCAATATTTGCCGGTGTACATTCGGCTTTGGTTGAGGTTGGCAACAGCAATAAGGCGACGAAATTTACTGCCCAGAATACGACGGCGGCTATTGGCGCGGAGCGCTGTGGCCGGGTGTCAGAACTCATAGGTGACGCCCAGGTTGAATGTCCATGGGTCGGTATTGAAGTCTGAATAGAGCCGCTCGTAGCCGAGCGTTGTCGGGAAGGTAACCTCGGCGTCGACACTGGAGTCGACGTAGATCACCGCGGCATTAATGAGCCAGGAGCGCATCTTGCCCCACCCCAGGCGCCAGTCCACACCCAGTTGCGCCGTGGCGCCCCAGGAGTGGCCGACGCCGAAGTGGCCAGGGCCTGTTGCCATGCCGCTGTTAATCAGGTAGTTCTGAAACTCCGGGTACAGATGGTCGTCATGGTAATCGGAATAGTTCACGCCGATGCCCAGGTAGGGTTGCCCCAGGCAATCCAGATCCGTCATGTACCAGTTGACGAGCAGGTTGGTGGACGAGAGGCTGAATCGGCCGAAGTGGATATTGTCCCGGCCCGGGCGTGCGCGGAAGTTTCCCAAAGAGAGCGGGTGGCCGGAGTCGCCAACATGCATTAGTTCCACACCGAGGTATGGCAGCGGCCGCCATACCCCAGAAATATTCCAGGTGGTGTCGTCATCGGTTTCCCAGGAAGTACGGTAAAGCTCCCAGTCCTGAAACAGGTAGTATTTCAGTGACGTGTGGCTGTCGTCGGGGTGTACCGAGCTGGCGCCGATGCGCAGGTAAAATCGGGTGAGGTCGACATCGGAAACAGGAATCTGGGCAGTTGCGAAAATCGGGAACAGAATTGCCAAGCAAGCGGCCAGCCTGAGTCTTTTCATGGTTAACTCCATGTCACACCGGTTGATGCAGGCGATCTGTTTATCTTGATGGATCGCACGCCGGGTCTTGAGAAAACGACGAGCCTGATTGTGTTTAGGTGGCCCGAAAAGCAGTGCGCGCAAGTTACCTCTTGAATAAAAGGGCCGCACGCGAGAGCAACACTAAAAGTAGCATGGCGTACGGAAGTTGCCGGGGTGTTTGTGACTCATTGCGGCGGCCCGTTTCAGGGAGCGCGGGGAAGGTTTTCTAGAGGGGGTATCGCAGGCTGGTTGCGACGTTCATCACTGACCGATGGGTAACAAATAGCGGTGGGACTTACGTCGGTCCAATGTGTAAAATCTCGCCGTTTCCCGTTACGGAAAAGTGACAGTAATTCCGCTCACTGCGAAGTCTATGAATTCCAATAGCTATACCCGCCTGCGCGACCAGGAACTGGCGAAATCCACCAAACCTTTCCAGGCCAAAGGCAAAAGCGTCAAGCGTTGCCCAGAGTGCCAGATGGGTGAGTTTGCCTGTATGTGTGCCTGGCGGCCTCAGGCGCAAAGTGATTTGGACTTCGTGTTGCTGATGCATCGCAAGGAGCTGTTCAAGCCCACCAATACCGGGCGCCTGATCGTGGATGTGTTCCCCGATACGCCTGCCTTCCTGTGGAACAGGCTGGAGGCGCCAGCAGAGCTAAAGCAGCTGCTACAAGATCCAGAGCGAAACTGCTTTGTGGTTTTCCCTGCAGATGGCACAGAAAACTGTTCCCGCAAGGTGGTGCACAGCGTGCGGGCCAACAGTAAAAAGACCACGCTGATTATTTTGGATGGCACCTGGAAGCAGTGCAGCCGCATGATCGGTCTCAGCCGTTGGCTGGATGATGTTCCGTGTTTGAGTTTGCCGGAAACGCTGGTGCGTTCCTACTCGGTGCGTGACTCGGGCAGAAGCCATCGTTTTTCCACCGCTGAAGCCGCCATCAGTTGCCTGTTACTTGCCGGTGAGGAACAGCCGGCGCTCACCCTCCAGCATTACTTCAGGGTGTTCAACCAGCATTACCTGGCCACGCGGGGTTGTTGCTTACCGGAGATTGGTGAAAGCCACGAGTTTTTAGACGCGACTAGCTGAATGTTGCGGCGCTCAATGAGCGCCTGCCGGGCTACTAACTAGCTGTTTGGCAGCTGACATTGCATCAGCTGCGCTTCCCATTCGTCTTCCAACTGCTGTGCAATGATTTCGATACGGCTTTCGGCACAGTCGTCCAGCTCTACCTCGGTAAGGGTGTCTGGAGTCAGGTTGTAGCCGAGTACACCTTCATCGGTAATAAACACCGCTTTCATGCGCTCCACCGTCAGGCCACTCAAGAAATTGAACAGCTTTTTCTGGTCGAACACGATGTCGGGTGCAAAGCGCCAACCAATGCTCTGATAACTCTCGCCCTGATTGACTGCCTTGAGGAAGCCCGCCTGCGGAATTTCGGCTTCTTCTTGTGCTGAGGGTGAGCCATGGCTTTCGTGATAGTGTGGGGAGACGCGGGTAGCGGTTGGTCCCGACAGGATGGAAAAGTCTATTTGGCCCTGCTCGGCAAAAAGCACCTCGGTTGCATTTGGGCTGTGCGATTTGACGTAATCTCGCAGTGCCGCCTTATCCTTGTCGCCGTAGAGGTCCTGCTTATTGCCCACCACTATGTCCGCAATCGCGATTTGCTGATTGAAGGTTTGGTGGCTGGTGTAGCGTTCGTCCGCCAGCTTGCGCGCGTCTACCAAGGTGAGAATCTTTTGAATGGAGAGCACGTCTTTGTAGTGCTCTGCCGAGAGTGTTTCCAGAACCTCAATCGGGTGGCCGAGGCCGGTGGGTTCAATGAGCAGGCGGTCGGGATTAGCGCGGGTCAGCAGCTGGTTCAGGGCAATTTGCATGGGCAGGCCAGCGGCACAACACATGCAACCCCCGGGCACTTCGCGAATAAATACTCCGTCTTCTTCCCGGTGTGTGCCTTGAAACAGACTGCCGTCGATTCCGATTTCCCCAAACTCATTCACCAGTACTGCCCAGCGCTCATTGGCGGGCTTACTTTTTAGCAGGTGCAGAATAGTGGAGGTTTTACCGGCTCCCAGGAACCCGGTAATGATGTTGGTTGGAACGGCAGAAATCTTTGTCTTCTCGGCGCCCATGCAATATTCCTTCGCAAAGTGCAGATACCCAACACTACCTGTGGTAGCTCCTGTGGTAGTTATGGGTAGCTGTTCAAATAGGGAGCAAATCTGTGGAGCGTGAACTCAGTGGCAGCCGCAGTTGCTGTGTTGCTGCTGGCAGCGACGATAATTCTGGATGTGGGCGAATGCCAGCAGTGTAGCGCCGGCCAGGGTGAGCCCCTTCTCTACCAGTTCACCAGCATTCTCGCCCAGGACTAAGGCGAGCACCAGCAGCGCCAGCCCGGCAATCCCCATTGCGGCAAAACGATACTGCTTGTGGACCTTACAGCCCATAGCTAATGCATAGATACTAGTTGGCAGCACGGCCGCTACCATCCACTGATGGAATTGTTCGCCAGCAATGCTCAAGGTGGCAATACTCGGCACAAATAGGATCAATAGCGGCATCATAAGGCAATGCGCCGTACAAAGAATCGACAAGCCGATTGCGGCTTTATCGGTGGAGTACTGAAGTGTTGTCATTTGTCAGCTTGAATTTGGTTGGGTCACATCCGGGCGTGTGGCGCATCGATGTTGGGGCTGTTGTAATGCGGTGCTATCCAGTGGGCAGGCACTGCTGTGTCTGGGGGAGGTCTACAATGATATCATGATGATATGTTGCAGCATAACTTTTGTGTGTTTTTACTGAGCTGGATCGTGGGTTGCGTATCGGTAGACATCCCGTTTTCGAGCAATCGCGGGGCCCGGAAAGAAACTAGACTGAAAGGCGATCTCCCAATTTTTCTGTCATTTTGTTTAAAGGGATGCCGCGGAAATGCAGAGATTCCTGCTTGTCGCATTGAGTTTGTTCGCTTTTGGCCTGCTTTTCGCGGAAAGCAGTCACGCGGAGAAAAGCGTATTCGACCTGAGTGTGGTGGAGCGCAAGAACTTCGAACCGGCGATTCCCCGGCCCCATCAGGAAGAACTTGCGGCGAAAAAGCTGGAAGAGTTTGAACAGCGCGCCGGGCAGAAGCCGAATATCCTTATCTTTCTTGTGGATGATATGGGCTGGGGGGACCCGGGCGCCTTTGGTGGTGGCATCGCCATTGGTGCGCCCACGCCGAATATCGACAAGCTAGCACGCGAAGGCCTGAAGCTTACCTCGATGTACTCCCAGCCGACCTGTACCTCCTCTCGTGCCGCTTTGATGACCGGGCGCTTGCCGGTGCGCAGTGGTCTGGTACGCCCAATTCTCACCGGTGATGTTGTCACCAAAAACCCGTGGCGAATCGAGCAATCCAGCGGCAAGATGCTCACCTCCGCCGGCTACAAGACCGCGGTAATTGGCAAGTGGCATATTGGTGAGGCAGAAGGGATGCTGCCCCATGAAGTGGGCTTCGATTACTTCTTTGGCTTGCCGTCGGTACAGTCGGATTACACCCAGTTCCTGTTAAAGCGCCAGTACTCCGACATGATCAATAACCCGGAGCTGCACGAACTGGCGTTTACCCTGCGCCCGGAAGGGTTGATCGAGGGGGAAAAGGGTGGCCGGCGCAAGGTCGCGTACCCGATCAATACCGTCGACGATATGCGTATGGTTGACCAGGTGCTGAGGGATAAATCACTCAAATTTTTGAAGGACGCCAAAGCGAAAGGCACACCATTCTATCTGGTCCACTCTTTCTCAAAAATTCACAACGACTCTCTGGTGGCGCCCTCATACATTGGCAAAAGCCCGGCCGCCATGCCGGTGCGTGATGCGATGGTTGAGGTCGACGACATTGTCGGTGAGATCATGCAGGCATTGGAAGAGAATGGGCAGCTGGAGAACACCATTGTGTATTTCACCTCGGACAACGGCGCCAATGAAGACGTCTGGCCGGACTCCGGTTACCACCCATGGCGTGGCGGCAAAGGCACCACCTGGGAGGGTGGCGTCAGAGTGCCCGGTATTGTGTTTTGGAAAGGCATGATTGAGCCGGGGCAGGTCAGCAATGAACTGGTGGACCTCACCGACCTGTATATGACGTCCCTGCGCATGGCAGGTGTCCTCGATAATTTACCCAATGATCTCTATTTCGATGGCATAGACCAGACTGCATTTTTCCTGGCGCCCAACGGCCATTCGCGGCGCCAAGTAGTCTACATGTGGAACCGCTACGACTTCTGCGCGCTGCGCTGGCGCGACTACAAAGTGCACTTCAAAATCTTCGATGTAAAAGTACCACGGCGTAACCTCGATGCCAGCGTATTGTCCGACGTGGGTACTGCGCTCTGGGTGTTTAACCTCAATGTCGACCCCAAGGAGATGTCCAGCACCGGACATCAGTTCTTCGAGTGGGGAATGCCCCAGGCAGTGAAGTTTTCCAAACAGCACCAGGCGACCATGAAGGAATATCGCAACACGGATATCGGCCTCGGTTTGTAAGCAGCTGTTTACTACTCTTCCTGTTGCATCTGTTCATACATCCCGGGGCGCCAATCTTCTTTCTGCAGGTTGTGCTTCTCCATATATTTATCAAGCGCTGGGTCCTGGGCCTCGAAGCCAGGCCGCCAGCGTCCGGCGTTCATCGATTCACTGAGCGGGTTTGGCTGCCCTTTTTCCGGCGGCGGCTGCTGGGCGGTGCCGGGTACCGACCAGGCGTCGTCAGTTGAAACTG includes these proteins:
- a CDS encoding MerC domain-containing protein is translated as MTTLQYSTDKAAIGLSILCTAHCLMMPLLILFVPSIATLSIAGEQFHQWMVAAVLPTSIYALAMGCKVHKQYRFAAMGIAGLALLVLALVLGENAGELVEKGLTLAGATLLAFAHIQNYRRCQQQHSNCGCH
- a CDS encoding CobW family GTP-binding protein, which encodes MGAEKTKISAVPTNIITGFLGAGKTSTILHLLKSKPANERWAVLVNEFGEIGIDGSLFQGTHREEDGVFIREVPGGCMCCAAGLPMQIALNQLLTRANPDRLLIEPTGLGHPIEVLETLSAEHYKDVLSIQKILTLVDARKLADERYTSHQTFNQQIAIADIVVGNKQDLYGDKDKAALRDYVKSHSPNATEVLFAEQGQIDFSILSGPTATRVSPHYHESHGSPSAQEEAEIPQAGFLKAVNQGESYQSIGWRFAPDIVFDQKKLFNFLSGLTVERMKAVFITDEGVLGYNLTPDTLTEVELDDCAESRIEIIAQQLEDEWEAQLMQCQLPNS
- a CDS encoding tRNA-uridine aminocarboxypropyltransferase, which gives rise to MNSNSYTRLRDQELAKSTKPFQAKGKSVKRCPECQMGEFACMCAWRPQAQSDLDFVLLMHRKELFKPTNTGRLIVDVFPDTPAFLWNRLEAPAELKQLLQDPERNCFVVFPADGTENCSRKVVHSVRANSKKTTLIILDGTWKQCSRMIGLSRWLDDVPCLSLPETLVRSYSVRDSGRSHRFSTAEAAISCLLLAGEEQPALTLQHYFRVFNQHYLATRGCCLPEIGESHEFLDATS
- a CDS encoding OmpW/AlkL family protein: MKRLRLAACLAILFPIFATAQIPVSDVDLTRFYLRIGASSVHPDDSHTSLKYYLFQDWELYRTSWETDDDTTWNISGVWRPLPYLGVELMHVGDSGHPLSLGNFRARPGRDNIHFGRFSLSSTNLLVNWYMTDLDCLGQPYLGIGVNYSDYHDDHLYPEFQNYLINSGMATGPGHFGVGHSWGATAQLGVDWRLGWGKMRSWLINAAVIYVDSSVDAEVTFPTTLGYERLYSDFNTDPWTFNLGVTYEF
- a CDS encoding sulfatase-like hydrolase/transferase yields the protein MQRFLLVALSLFAFGLLFAESSHAEKSVFDLSVVERKNFEPAIPRPHQEELAAKKLEEFEQRAGQKPNILIFLVDDMGWGDPGAFGGGIAIGAPTPNIDKLAREGLKLTSMYSQPTCTSSRAALMTGRLPVRSGLVRPILTGDVVTKNPWRIEQSSGKMLTSAGYKTAVIGKWHIGEAEGMLPHEVGFDYFFGLPSVQSDYTQFLLKRQYSDMINNPELHELAFTLRPEGLIEGEKGGRRKVAYPINTVDDMRMVDQVLRDKSLKFLKDAKAKGTPFYLVHSFSKIHNDSLVAPSYIGKSPAAMPVRDAMVEVDDIVGEIMQALEENGQLENTIVYFTSDNGANEDVWPDSGYHPWRGGKGTTWEGGVRVPGIVFWKGMIEPGQVSNELVDLTDLYMTSLRMAGVLDNLPNDLYFDGIDQTAFFLAPNGHSRRQVVYMWNRYDFCALRWRDYKVHFKIFDVKVPRRNLDASVLSDVGTALWVFNLNVDPKEMSSTGHQFFEWGMPQAVKFSKQHQATMKEYRNTDIGLGL